A genomic window from Salvia miltiorrhiza cultivar Shanhuang (shh) chromosome 5, IMPLAD_Smil_shh, whole genome shotgun sequence includes:
- the LOC130986549 gene encoding probable hexosyltransferase MUCI70 yields MSNNGVTISVSDDDPEDPSSRMRPRFRRKRKNPGSRSRPDFTRRIVAKLLKWWPALLLLPAACLLIYEAIKIGDGEIRNPPSARKSDHVATQSSKDKPLGNLNKLDPTTRVVGGVRERCLKLLPPEELELLKIPNLMDSRSPLKELVYTMETDGASKEGTFNLSMVYLEGSRFNLFTGNQTLEQRNQEFKVTEKANVHCGFYSEIGGFRISDEDKIYMKTCQVVVSTCAFGGGDDLYQPIGMSETSLRKVCYVAFWDEITLTTQEAQGNKVDDNHFIGKWRVIIVRDLPFRDQRLNGKIPKMLPHRLFPNARYSIWVDSKSQFRRDPLGVLEALLWRSNHELAISEHGARSSVYDEAKAVVKKNKAPPEEVEVQLAQYRHDGLPEDKRFNGKKALAEASIIVREHTPVTNLFMCLWFNEVVRFTSRDQLSFPYILWRLKGLTRINMFPVCTRKDLVNSMGHIRKAKPLTN; encoded by the exons ATGTCGAACAACGGCGTCACAATATCTGTCTCCGACGATGACCCCGAAGATCCCTCGAGCCGTATGCGGCCTCGGTTCCGCCGGAAGCGCAAGAATCCCGGCTCTAGAAGCAGGCCTGATTTTACCCGAAGAATCGTCGCCAAACTTCTCAAGTGGTGGCCGGCTCTTCTTCTCCTCCCCGCTGCCTGCCTCCTGATTTACGAGGCCATCAAAATCGGCGACGGCGAGATCCGTAATCCGCCATCGGCCAGGAAGTCGGATCACGTAGCTACTCAGAGTAGTAAAGATAAGCCGCTCGGGAACCTGAACAAACTTGATCCCACCACTAGGGTTGTTGGGGGCGTAAGAGAGC GATGTTTAAAGCTCCTACCTCCTGAAGAACTTGAGCTTTTGAAAATTCCCAATCTTATGGACTCTAGAAGTCCACTAAAAGAGTTGGTGTATACCATGGAGACCGATGGAGCCAGTAAAGAAGGGACGTTTAACTTATCCATGGTATATTTGGAGGGTTCAAGATTTAATTTATTCACAGGAAACCAAACACTTGAGCAAAGAAACCAAGAGTTTAAG GTGACTGAAAAGGCTAATGTCCACTGTGGGTTCTACAGTGAAATTGGAGGATTTAGGATTTCTGATGAAGACAAAATTTACATGAAGACTTGCCAAGTGGTGGTTTCTACCTGTGCATTTGGTGGTGGAGATGATCTTTATCAACCTATAGGAATGTCAGAGACTTCACTTCGGAAG GTTTGCTATGTGGCTTTCTGGGATgaaattactctcacaacacaGGAAGCACAGGGTAATAAAGTTGATGACAACCATTTCATTGGGAAATGGCGCGTCATAATTGTCAGGGACTTACCCTTCAGAGACCAAAGATTAAATGGCAAAATACCAAAG ATGCTTCCCCATCGTCTTTTCCCAAATGCCAGATATTCCATTTGGGTTGATTCAAAGTCTCAGTTCCGGAGGGACCCTTTGGGTGTCTTGGAGGCATTACTTTGGCGTTCAAATCACGAACTTGCAATTTCAGAACATGGTGCTCGTAGTAGTGTGTATGATGAGGCAAAGGCTGTTGTCAAGAAAAATAAAGCGCCTCCAGAGGAGGTTGAGGTGCAGTTGGCACAGTATCGTCATGATGGTCTTCCCGAGGATAAGAGGTTCAATGGGAAGAAAG CGCTAGCCGAGGCTTCCATTATCGTGAGGGAGCACACTCCAGTGACAAACTTGTTCATGTGTCTTTGGTTTAATGAAGTTGTTCGCTTCACTTCACGTGATCAACTAAGTTTCCCTTACATCCTTTGGCGACTCAAGGGATTAACACGCATCAATATGTTCCCTGTCTGCACCAGAAAGGATCTTGTAAATAGTATGGGTCACATACGCAAGGCAAAGCCCCTCACAAACTAA